TTCTCTATTACCCATCATCCTAATGTCTCGCTCTGGTTATACCTTACCTGTTTTTGCCACTGCTGCTGCTGTTGCTGCATTGCAATTATTACGAGAGAAACAAACAATCAATTCCGTATCTATTGATTTAATTACACCACAATCCACCGTAGAAATTCCTGTTGAACAAGTAGCAATTATTGGCAGTTCAACAGCTTTAGGAATCACCCGCAGCGACCCTGGTGATAATTTTGACTTAACCCGTCACACACCAGTTTGGGCAATGGTGGAATTGGCAAAGGGGGAGGGGGAAACTGTCAAGATTCAAGGGGGAGAAGGAATCGGAAAAATTTTGAATCAGGATAATAAAGCTGCTATTTATAGTTATGCTCACAGCATATTACGAGAGAACCTAGAAAAATTTTTATTACCTGGCGAGCAGGTGACTGTTACTATTATTTTACCAGAGGGGCGATCGCTAGCTCAGAGAACATCAAATGCCGCTTTTGGGGTTGTGGAAGGACTTTCTTTGCTCGGAACCACTGGAATTTCCCAACCTTTGACAGCACCAGGGCAATTAGCAGAGTTTCGCAGCGAATTACAACAAAAAGCCCGTGAGTTTGATTGTTTAGTATTTTGTATTGGGGAAAATGGTAGAGATTTAGCCCAAAATATGGGAATAAACCCCCTACAAATTGTCAAAACAGCCAACTGGTTAGGAGCAATGTTGGTAGAAGCAGCTTTACAAGATGTAAAAGAAATTCTATTGTTTGGTTATCACGGTAAATTACTTAAACTTGCAGGGGGAATATTTCATACCCATCATCATTTAGCCGATGGACGACGAGAAATTTTGACTGCCCATTGTGCTCGTCTCGGTTTACCCATAGAGGATATACAGGTTGTTTTCCATAGTCCCACAGCCGAAGCTGCACTCCAACACCTGCGCTCCTTAGATGCCCATCTTAATACTAATTGGGTGGAAAAAATTTATACAGCGATCGCCCAAGAAATTGATACCCGCAGTCAGGAATATATCAAAAATCACATCGATAGTATGGATTCTCTCCCTGTAATTGGCTCTTTGATGTTTGACCGCGATCGTCAAGTTATTGTGAAAAGTCAATTAGCTTGTTTCCTAATCGCAAATTTATGTTAACTTATTATGAATAATCATAAGAAAGCCCCATAAATAGCGATTTCAACCTCCAATCTAGGGTATTTTTATTCTTCTAATACCTAATACTCATAGGCACGATGGGCTAATGTCTGCTGAGTGAATTTGTGTCTGATTGACTTATTTGTAAATCGATTTGAGATTTTGGACTATATATCTCGTCAAAACGGGAAAATATGACCAAATTTTGACATTTCTGCTATCCCAACACTGATCCAAATCTATGGGTCAGTCTTCAGCATCCAACTCCTTCTGAGACCACAAAAATTTTTCCCTTAATTTATCTCACACTCTTCCTCGTATGAATACAGCGGTGACTCTACCAACTCAGGAATTGTCTCATGTTTCTGAATCCTTGGGAAAACTGAATCGGCAAATGATTGCTATTCTCGACTTCGGTTCTCAGTATTCTGAACTGATTGCTCGACGCATTCGTGAAACTCAAGTTTACTCGGAAGTTCTTTCCTATCGCACCACAGCCGAGGCATTACGTCAACTCAATCCCAAAGGAATTATTCTTTCTGGTGGTCCGAGTTCGGTGTATGATCAGCGTGCGCCCCACTGTGACCCGGAAATTTGGCACTTAGGGATTCCTATTCTCGGTGTTTGTTATGGTATGCAGTTGATGGTAAATCAACTTGGTGGGGAAGTTGCCAAAGCCGAGCGCGGTGAATATGGTAAGGCTTCTTTGTATATTGATGATCCCACAGATTTGTTAACCAATGTGGAAGATGGCACAACCATGTGGATGAGTCATGGTGACTCGGTGAAACAAATGCCATCGGGTTTTGAATTACTTGCCCATACAGAGAATACACCCTGTGCAGCGATCGCCGACCATGAGAGGAAACTTTACGGTGTACAATTCCACCCAGAGGTAGTCCATTCCATTGGTGGTTTGCCATTAATTAGAAACTTTGTTTACCATATTTGCAAATGTGAACCAACTTGGACAACGGCTGCATTTGTGGAAGAATCCGTGCGGGAAATTCGTGCCAGAGTGGGTGACAAGCGTGTATTATTAGCACTTTCTGGTGGTGTAGATTCCTCTACCTTGGCATTTCTACTCTATAAAGCTATCGGAGATCAATTAACTTGTATGTTTATTGATCAAGGTTTCATGCGGAAGTATGAACCAGAAAGATTAGTTAAGCTCTTCCGAGAAGAATTTCATATTCCTGTGGAGTATGTAAATGCGCGCGATCGCTTCATCAATGCACTAGCTGGAGTCACCGACCCTGAGGAGAAACGCCGTATCATCGGACACGAGTTTATCCGAGTATTTGAGGAGGAATCAAGAAGGTTAGGACCCTTTGATTATCTAGCTCAGGGCACTTTATACCCCGATGTCATTGAGTCGGCTGATACCAATGTAGACCCCCAAACTGGGGAACGGGTAGCGGTGAAAATCAAGAGTCACCACAACGTCGGAGGATTACCCAAAGACCTGAGATTTAAGTTAGTCGAACCTCTGCGGAAGTTATTTAAAGATGAAGTTCGCAAAGTCGGACGTAACATCGGTTTACCAGAGGAAATTGTCCAACGTCATCCCTTCCCAGGTCCCGGTTTGGCTATCCGTATTCTCGGTGAAGTTACCGCCGAAAGGTTAAATATTTTACGTGATGCAGACTTGATTGTGCGTCAGGAAATTAACCGTAACGGTTTGTATCATGACTGCTGGCAAGCTTTTGCAGTTCTCCTTCCCATCCGTAGCGTTGGTGTTATGGGCGACCAGAGAACCTATGCCTATCCGATTGTACTGCGGATTGTCACCAGCGAAGATGGAATGACTGCCGATTGGGCAAGACTACCCTATGATGTTCTGGAAGAGATTTCTAACCGGATTGTCAATGAAGTTAAGGGTGTCAACCGTGTGGTGTATGATATCACCTCTAAACCACCTGGAACCATTGAGTGGGAATGATTTGAGGGTATGGTGGGAGCATCGTCATAACCATGATTTTTTAATTTCGGGTTGCAAAACTCCGGTTTATGACTCTCCCAACCCTATCAAAATATGTAACAATGTTCTTAACAAATAGTTACATTTAAGGAATCACCCAGCAATGAATATATTGATAGCAGTGGCAGCAAAGGGTAGTTACCAATGGTATCTGCAATCTTCCCTAGTATTATTGATTATTGGTGGATTTGTTGCTGCCACAGTCATCGGTTCCATTGCATGGTACAGTTCTAAGCGCCCCGCAGGTTGGGAAAGTGCTGAAACTCCTACTTGGGTGACAAAGATGAATATTAAAGGTGATAGAAAAGATTTTCCCCAAAGCTAGATATAGAGCATATCTGATGGGAGTTAGAGATCAGAATCAATAAAATGATTTATCTCGGTGATGAGATGCGGTAGATGCGCGATCGCGCATCTTTTTTATGGCAGCAAATATTTTCACAGATATTATACTAATTCACAAAAATACTGATATAGATATCAGGGTGTAATGCTGACATCCCAATTAATCACTTGTATCACAAACCCAGTAAAACGGGATTAGGTGCTTATAATTACCTTGAGTTAGTTTGACTTGTAAGCTAAAAGTCAGGCTAATAAATTTGGGACTTAAGTAACTACAAGTCTTATATTATCTAGAAAAATGGTGTGAGAAATATGAACATTCGTCAGAAAATTGCAACATTGGCAACTGTTAGTCTATGTATTACCAATACCGCACCCAGTCTCGCTGCGGAAACAGTCATGCAGAAGATTTCCCGTACAGGTGTACTCACCGCAGGTACAAGTAAGGATGCAATTCCTTTTGCCTATGCAGATAATCAGGGTAAGCTGACTGGTTACTCCATAGATATGCTGAATTTAATCAAGGAACAGTTAGAAAAGGAATTAGGTAAAAAAATTCAGTTAAAGTTAATTGCCCTCTCTCCAGCAGAGCGTATCCCAAAAATCACCAGTCGGCAAGTCGATATTGTTTGTGACTCCAGTAGTTTTACCTGGGAGCGAGATAAAAAAGTTGATTTTTCCCTCAGCTATGGGGCAACTGGTACGCAATTATTAGTGAAAAAGGGCAGTAATTTGGGAGATGCTGCTTCCTTAGTAGGTAAGCGAGTTGCTGTTTTGAAAGATACAACTAACGAATTAGCAATTAAAAGAGCGCAACCGAAGGCACAATTAATTTATGTGAAAAATCGTGCCGAGGGATATACAGCACTGCAACAAAATAAAATTGATGCCTTTGCTTCTGATAGTATTTTGTTAGAAGGGTGGCTAGGAACGGTGAAAAATCGTGATGCTTTTCAAGTAGTGCCAGATCGTCCCTACTCTCGTGAGGGTATTGCTTGTATGGTTCCAGAGAATAATTCTAAATTTTTAGATAGTGTTAATCTTACCCTCTACAAGTTTATGCAAGGTTTTGTTTCTGAGAAAAGCAAAAATGTTGCTATTTTTGACAAGTGGTTTGGCGCGAATGGCGTTGTATTTTTAAATAAAGATTTGCGAGATTTGGCGATAGAAACTATGCAACTAGTCATAGAGTTACGGGAAGAATTCCCCAAAAACCAACTTTAACAGTTACCAATTATTAAGTAAGTCGGTGAGAATAAACCTAACTATGTAACAGAATGTAAAATCGGCATAACCCTTGGGATTGCTTCATGTCACTGAGTCGCAAAGCGACACGCTACGCGAACGTTTCATTCGCAATGACATAGCGTGAATTATTTAAACCGTTCTACTTAATTGGTGTGTTTCAGTCACTGACAACTGTTGACTGTTCACTGATTTAACTATCCCAATCTTCAATTATTTGTCAAAACCAACACCCCGACTTTTCCATCAAATCGGGGTTTTTATCTAAAAAATAAGTAATTTTACTGGAAAATCATATCTTAAAGTATCTTGGCAAACAGTTATTTGCCCCTACTCATTGGGCAAGGCTTGGTGCTAGTTTAGTGTTGTATATATGACATATGCCCAACTATGTGGAAATTAGTCTCAGCAGCCTTAGTTAGTACCTCGATTTTATTGAATATAAACCCTACATTACCTGCTTTTGCAGGAACTTGTGCTTCCAAATGTGGTACACGTCCACTGCAATTTACTCCTGGTAAATCTCTATACTTAGAAGTAACTAATAAGACTCCTAATACTGTAATTATACAGAAACCAGGAAGCTCTGACCCCATTGCATTACAACCAGGAAGAATGATGCAGTTATATACTAATGCGGGTACAGAACCGAATATGTCTCTGCTGTTTTGGAGTGATGCCGGATTATCTTTACAGGCAAATGTCTCTAAACACGGTACAGGGACATTGCGGGTGGAGTTGCGTCCAACATGGCGAGTACATGGCGATCGCGCTGTGTATATCATGGATGATGGACGTGTAAATGTCCTCTAGGCAAAGATTTTTAGTCCCCAACCCTGATAAAATCAAATAAATAATGGGCTAGCTGTAACTTGGTACAATCTGGTATTTCCTGTTGCCTGCCTTGATAATCGAGAAATACTGCTTGATTGCGATCGCTAGCAAAACCACTATTTGGTTTGTCTACAGGGTTGGCAACAATCACATCTAACTTTTTCCGTTGCAGCTTTTCCTTCGCTGGTGTGATGATATCACCCGTTTGAGCGGCGAAACCGATAAGCTTTTGTTGGGGTTGCCTGTGTTGGGAAATTTCAGCAATGATATCACCTACTGGCTCTAGAGCTAAGGTTGATGGTAACGCAGCTTTTGGTAATTTTTCCTGATTATAGTTCTGCGGCTTCACATCAGCTACGGCAGCAGACATAATTATCACATCATGGTTATGTAATTCTGCCATCATTGCGCCTCGCATCTCCGCCGATGTCACTACAGGAATTCCCCTGACTCCCAAAGGCAGATTCCAGTGGGCAACACCATACACCAGGGTAACTTCAGCGCCCCGATGCTTAGCAGCTTGGGCAAGAGCTAACCCCATTTTTCCGGTGGCAGGATTGCCAATAAAGCGCACTGGGTCAAAATGCTCCCTCGTTGCCCCCGTACTAATTAATACCTTTTTTCCAGCTAAATCTCGTTGTCCACGGGTATGTAGTAAAGATTGCACGTAGGCTGTAATTTCCCAGGGTTCTGCCATTCTACCTGCACCTACGCGATCGCAAGCCAATAAACCTGATGCTGTATCCATACCATGATATCTGCCATCAGTTAACAACATCTGCCAATTTTTTTGTACTGTTTGCTGTTCCCACATATCAGTATTCATCGCGGGTGCAAGCAGTACAGGGCAAGTGGAAGCGAGGATAGTATTAGTTAAAAGATTATCAGCTATACCGTGGGTTAACTTGGCTAAGGTATTTGCTGTTAAGGGGGCAATCAGAAAGATATCAGCCCATTCACCTAATTCTATATGTAAAGGGCGAGAATAAATTGGTTGCCAAAAATTATCATCTGTATAGGCTTGATGACGGGATAATGTGGCAAAGGTAAGGGGAGAAATAAATTTTTCTGCGGAGTTAGTGAGAATAACTTGCACTTCCACACCAGATTTAAAAAGCGTGGAAACTACTTCACAAATTTTATAGGCAGCGATGCCACCACCAACACCAATCAATACTCTCTGATTCAAGGGATTTGCAATAGTTAAGAATAAAGAAAGGGGAAAGGGGAAATGTTGATTTATTCCCTATTTCCTATCCCCTATTTTTCATGCTTCGTCGTATGCTTCCAAGTCTAAAAGATGGATATATGGTTCAACTAATTCCGGACGTTGGAAGGCGATCGCTCGCAGTAAATGCCAATCATCTAACCCTTCAAAAGCATTGCTGTAGTTATCTTGTTCCAGACGTGCAGCAAGTTCTTCGACTTCTTTTGGAGTCATCGCTGCAATATTATTTCTGGAAATGCTCAAAGTTTTCATCTGCTTGCCCCTCCCAGTCATCAGCATTTGCATTAAGCATGGGTTGAGATGCATCATCATGCACCCACCCAATCTATATTACTCACTTGTGGGGACTAATTTCCTGAAAATCTTCCGTTTTTTCACGGTAATTTGTAAAAATTTCATAACTAGTAGTGAAGATTGGATAATTGGCAATTACTGTTTACCGTGTTGAATTTTCACTTACCGATTATCTATTCTCCATTAGCTGTCACAAAATTCCTAAACAAATCTATCGTTTGTGGTCGAATTTCATGCCCCATATCAAATTCATGGTACTGCACACCAATTCCCATTGATTCTAGAGTCGTTTTCGCTCTCTTTGCTGCTGCTAAAGGCACAACTTCATCATATCTGCCATGGGTAATTAAAACTGGAGAAATTTGATTTGGAGTCGTATTTTCTAATTCTGGATGTAAATACCCACTCATCACAACTAAACCAGCAAAGGGTAATTTTAAGCCGACATCTAATGTCATTGCCCCACCTTGGGAAAAACCACTTAAAATTGTTTGTGATAAAGGAATACCTGTTTCTGCTTCTAAAGACAGTAACCAATCTATTAATAATTGCCGACTTTCTGGCAATCCCTGATACATTTTCTCCATTCTCAAGTCATACCATGCCTTCCCCATGGGTGAATAGGGATAAGCATAGGGAGCATCGGGAAAGATAAAGTGATACTCTGGTAACTGAAATATTGATGCTAAGGAAGCAACATCCTGAGCATTGGCTCCCCAACCGTGGAGAACTACAATTAAACCTTTTGCTGTTTTTGCTGTTTGCGGTGGAACTTGGAGAAAATTGAAAGAATTACTCATAATTTATTTAGGGTTCGATAGTTGTGATTTTACTCATAACTCATAACTCATAACTCATAACTCATAACTCCCTACACCCATGATTAAAGTCTTACATCTCTCCGATATCCATATGGGAAGCGGTTTCTCCCACGGACGGATTAACCCAGAAACAGGTTTAAATACACGATTAGAAGATTTTGTCAAAACTTTGGGATTGTGTGTAGATCGAGCGATCGCCGATGCTGTGGATTTGGTCATTTTCGGTGGTGATGCGTTCCCCGATGCAACTCCTGCACCCTATGTCCAGCAAGCTTTTGCCAGTCAGTTTCGGCGCTTGGCAGATGCGGAAATTCCCACAGTTCTGTTGGTAGGAAACCATGATCAGCATTCCCAAGGGCAAGGGGGAGCAAGTCTCTGTATTTACCGCACTTTGGGTGTGCCTGGGGTAGTAGTCGGTGATACCTTAACAACTCACTTGATTTCCACGAAAAGCGGAGTGGTTCAAGTGATGACTTTACCTTGGTTAACTCGTTCAACTTTAATGACAAGACAAGATACTGAGGGTTTATCCATGACGGAGGTAAACCAACTGTTAACAGAGAGATTACAAGTGGTTATGGAGGCAGAAACTCGGCGTTTGGATGGGAATATACCCACAATCCTATTAGCTCACTTGATGGCAGATAACGCGAGCTTGGGGGCAGAAAGATTTTTAGCGGTGGGTAAGGGTTTCACCTTGCCTTTATCACTTTTAACACGTCCCTGTTTTGATTATGTGGCTTTAGGGCATGTCCATCGCCATCAAAATTTAAATAAGGGGAATCATCCTCCGGTGGTGTATCCAGGAAGTATTGAACGGGTGGATTTTAGTGAGGAGAAGGAAGACAAGGGTTATGTGATGTTGGAGTTGGAGCGAGGAAAGGTGGAATGGGAATTTTGCCCCTTACCTGTACGCAGTTTTCGCACCATCGAGGTGGATGTATCTAAATCAGAGTCACCCCAAGCAGATGTGATCAAGGCGATCGCCAAGTATGAGATTACAGATGCAGTCGTCAGACTTATCTATAAACTCCGCTCTGAGCAGTTAGATTTGATTGAGAATTCTGTCTTACACCAAGCTTTAAGTAGTGCCCACACCTATACTATTCAACCAGAATTAGTCAGTCAGTTAGCCCGTCCTCGGATTCCCGAACTTACAGCCACTGCTAGTATCGCTCCCATGGATGCATTAAAAACTTACTTAAATAATCGTGAAGATTTAAAAGATATCGCCTCATTGATGATGGAAGCTGCCCATAAATTGCTGGCAAATGAGACAGAGCTTGGTGTTGAATAATATCGATGAATTGTAGAATCTTTTCGGTTGGTAGCACGCAGCTTAACAAGTTGAACGCGATCGCTTCAGACTCAGCCAAACTAGTATTTGGTTAATGGATTTAATAATAAATAATGCGATCGCCAATTTTCAAACTAGTACGATAAAGTAATTGAATTCAAAGTTGATGTACTTAATATAATATTTGAATAATTGCAAAAACTTTATTTTTCATTAAAATCGTTGAATATTTAGATTTATGTGCAATATCGATTTTATCAACACAACGCTAAATAAAAAGAGTCACAGATGGTTTCTACAAACATCAAGATAGGGATTATCGGCGCAGGCACATCAGGAGCTTATCTTGCCAGTTTACTTATTCAAGAAGGATTTCAAGTCCACTTGTTTGAAAAAGCACCTGTCGTTCGTACCGATGGATGTGGCATTCTGATTGTCCAATCGGGGATGAATGCACTGCATCAGGGAAACCCTCAAATCAGCCAAAGAATTATTGAATTGGGGAATCCTGTTAAATTATTTGAGTTTCGCAACCTTAAAGGCGGACTGATCAAATCAGAATCTGTCACCTACGAAGAAGATGAACTCCCCGGAATGCTCGTACATCGTAAGGTAATTTTAGAAGCAATTCTTAATACCTTGCCCCCTGGAACAATTAAATTTAATGCTCAGTTGTCCTCGATAACCCAGACCAATCATAGCGCGATCGCCCACTTTAAAGACGGAAGTCAATGGGAAGGAGATATCATCGTAGGTGCTGATGGCATTCTCTCCAAGGTTCGTCAGTCCGTAGTTCCAAATGTAGAACTTTTCTATTTAGGCGATCTAGTTTGGCGAGGGATTGTTGCAGATGATCGCTTCTGTCCAGAAGGAAACTTTTTTGTTTACACCCGTGGTCGAGGAATTTATGCGAATTTCTTTCATATTGATGCAACCCATACTCATTGGGGTTTCTTTATAGAAAAGGAGCAAACAGATTCTGAGAAAGCGTTGCTACAACCGACCAATACTATGATTCCTGCTCAAGAATTAGCTAAACTCCCAGAGGATGCGCGAAAGGTGATTGAGTCAACTCCTTTAGAAAATATCATCTGTCGTTATTCCTACGATATTGACCCTCTACCTCAACTTTATCATGGTCGTGTTATCTTAATTGGCGATGCGGCTCATGCCAAAAGTCCCACTCGCGCTAGAGGCATGACTTCAGGATGGGAAGATGGTCTGGCTTTAATGAAATATCTCACATCTACTGCCAGTATTTCAGAAGCTCTAGAAAACTACCAGACCGAGAGATTACCCATTGTCCATGAATATCAACGAACGAGTCGAGAAGTGAGCCAAAAAATCGGTCGAAGTTAGTAATCACAGAATGTAAAATACTGTTTGGAAAAGTCGAAGCTGATTAAATGAACAACAACCCTATAATTACTGAAGATATTAATATCCCCACAATATCCCCCGATCGTGAAAAAGTTCCTGAAATATTTACCCGTCATATGGACACTTGGAAGGGTGAGTATATTAAAACTGACAAACACGGACATTTTTCTCCTAGCTTTGTCGGTACTTTTACGATCTCGATTGAAGGAAATCAGTATCGTCAGGTGAACAATTATGAATACTCAAATGGCTCTCGTCTGCAACTCAATTTTGAAGGCTACTTTGAAGATAAAATTCTGAAATTGTTTTCTAGCAGTTATGCTGATTTTTCTGCGATCGCATGGGATGCGGGTCAGGACATAATTTGCTTTCGTGCAAATAAAACTCAAGATGATGGGCTGATTACATTTATGGAAACAATGACTTTACTGGATGAAAATCATCGTGTTCGTAGTACACAAGTCTTTAAAGATGGCATTTTTGATGGTATCAGCTTTATAGAGGAAATTCGCTGTTGAGTCGTCGAAGCAATGCTTGAATCTGTCGTCAACAAGATAGGTATACTGTCGCCATTAATCTCATTTGTGAGACTTATTAACCAAACGATTCTACTTTAATCAGACTTGTTGCGTAATAAAATTTTAAACGACTGAAAAGCTTACGACATAAGGGTTACGTCCGTCTTTGCTCTTAAATCACTGAACGTCTTGATTCACAAGGGTTTTAGCCACTTTTTTAACTTAATTCGCAACACGTCTATTGTTTCTTTTCTCAATTTGGGTTTTGCTCAACCTTTGCAGAATAAGCTTTTTAGCCCCTACCTTAACCCGAACTCAGATTACTTAAATAATCGTGAAGATTTAAAAGATATCGCCTCATTGATGATATGAACTGCCCATAAATTGCTGGCAAATGAGACAGAGCTTGGTGTTGAATAGAAATTTGTGATTGTGACGATAAAATTTATAATAATTCTTTGAGGAATCTGTCAAAATTGCCATATTCATCTCAGATGTATATTCACTTTATGCCTCTGGCTAGATGAAAAAATAAACTTTTTGATAATTGTCAGGTGGACTCCATATGTCCTTCTACCCTCAGGTTAAAGAATTCTTGCTTGGTAAAACTCTACCAACTAGCGCTCATAGCGAAGAAAGATTAAGTAACGCAGCTGCTTTAGCAGTACTTTCCTCCGATGCCTTATCTTCCGTTGCCTATGCAACTGAGGAGATTTTGCTAGTTTTAGTGACGGCTGGTAGTGGGGCTTTGGGATTCTCCCTACCAATTGCGGTGGCAATTATAATTTTGCTAGGAATAGTAGTTATTTCCTACAGACAAACGATTCGTGCATACCCCAAAGGTGGCGGTTCATACATCGTTGCCAAAGATAATCTGGGACTTTACCCTGGTTTGGTGGCAGGTGGCTCCCTGATGATTGATTACATTTTAACTGTAACCGTCAGTATTTCTGCCGGAACTGCGGCTTTAACTTCTGCTTTCCCATTCCTGCAAACCCACACAGTCGGGTTGTGTTTGATTTTTATAGTTTTGCTAACGTTAGCAAACATGCGAGGTGTGAAGGAATCAGGCAATCTTTTCATGATTCCTACCTATGCATTTATTGTCAGTATTTTTGTGATGA
The Calothrix sp. 336/3 DNA segment above includes these coding regions:
- the cbiD gene encoding cobalt-precorrin-5B (C(1))-methyltransferase CbiD, with the protein product MSRSGYTLPVFATAAAVAALQLLREKQTINSVSIDLITPQSTVEIPVEQVAIIGSSTALGITRSDPGDNFDLTRHTPVWAMVELAKGEGETVKIQGGEGIGKILNQDNKAAIYSYAHSILRENLEKFLLPGEQVTVTIILPEGRSLAQRTSNAAFGVVEGLSLLGTTGISQPLTAPGQLAEFRSELQQKAREFDCLVFCIGENGRDLAQNMGINPLQIVKTANWLGAMLVEAALQDVKEILLFGYHGKLLKLAGGIFHTHHHLADGRREILTAHCARLGLPIEDIQVVFHSPTAEAALQHLRSLDAHLNTNWVEKIYTAIAQEIDTRSQEYIKNHIDSMDSLPVIGSLMFDRDRQVIVKSQLACFLIANLC
- the guaA gene encoding glutamine-hydrolyzing GMP synthase; translated protein: MNTAVTLPTQELSHVSESLGKLNRQMIAILDFGSQYSELIARRIRETQVYSEVLSYRTTAEALRQLNPKGIILSGGPSSVYDQRAPHCDPEIWHLGIPILGVCYGMQLMVNQLGGEVAKAERGEYGKASLYIDDPTDLLTNVEDGTTMWMSHGDSVKQMPSGFELLAHTENTPCAAIADHERKLYGVQFHPEVVHSIGGLPLIRNFVYHICKCEPTWTTAAFVEESVREIRARVGDKRVLLALSGGVDSSTLAFLLYKAIGDQLTCMFIDQGFMRKYEPERLVKLFREEFHIPVEYVNARDRFINALAGVTDPEEKRRIIGHEFIRVFEEESRRLGPFDYLAQGTLYPDVIESADTNVDPQTGERVAVKIKSHHNVGGLPKDLRFKLVEPLRKLFKDEVRKVGRNIGLPEEIVQRHPFPGPGLAIRILGEVTAERLNILRDADLIVRQEINRNGLYHDCWQAFAVLLPIRSVGVMGDQRTYAYPIVLRIVTSEDGMTADWARLPYDVLEEISNRIVNEVKGVNRVVYDITSKPPGTIEWE
- the psb35 gene encoding photosystem II assembly protein Psb35, which gives rise to MNILIAVAAKGSYQWYLQSSLVLLIIGGFVAATVIGSIAWYSSKRPAGWESAETPTWVTKMNIKGDRKDFPQS
- a CDS encoding amino acid ABC transporter substrate-binding protein, giving the protein MNIRQKIATLATVSLCITNTAPSLAAETVMQKISRTGVLTAGTSKDAIPFAYADNQGKLTGYSIDMLNLIKEQLEKELGKKIQLKLIALSPAERIPKITSRQVDIVCDSSSFTWERDKKVDFSLSYGATGTQLLVKKGSNLGDAASLVGKRVAVLKDTTNELAIKRAQPKAQLIYVKNRAEGYTALQQNKIDAFASDSILLEGWLGTVKNRDAFQVVPDRPYSREGIACMVPENNSKFLDSVNLTLYKFMQGFVSEKSKNVAIFDKWFGANGVVFLNKDLRDLAIETMQLVIELREEFPKNQL
- the coaBC gene encoding bifunctional phosphopantothenoylcysteine decarboxylase/phosphopantothenate--cysteine ligase CoaBC, whose protein sequence is MNQRVLIGVGGGIAAYKICEVVSTLFKSGVEVQVILTNSAEKFISPLTFATLSRHQAYTDDNFWQPIYSRPLHIELGEWADIFLIAPLTANTLAKLTHGIADNLLTNTILASTCPVLLAPAMNTDMWEQQTVQKNWQMLLTDGRYHGMDTASGLLACDRVGAGRMAEPWEITAYVQSLLHTRGQRDLAGKKVLISTGATREHFDPVRFIGNPATGKMGLALAQAAKHRGAEVTLVYGVAHWNLPLGVRGIPVVTSAEMRGAMMAELHNHDVIIMSAAVADVKPQNYNQEKLPKAALPSTLALEPVGDIIAEISQHRQPQQKLIGFAAQTGDIITPAKEKLQRKKLDVIVANPVDKPNSGFASDRNQAVFLDYQGRQQEIPDCTKLQLAHYLFDFIRVGD
- a CDS encoding DUF2555 domain-containing protein, translating into MKTLSISRNNIAAMTPKEVEELAARLEQDNYSNAFEGLDDWHLLRAIAFQRPELVEPYIHLLDLEAYDEA
- a CDS encoding alpha/beta hydrolase; translated protein: MSNSFNFLQVPPQTAKTAKGLIVVLHGWGANAQDVASLASIFQLPEYHFIFPDAPYAYPYSPMGKAWYDLRMEKMYQGLPESRQLLIDWLLSLEAETGIPLSQTILSGFSQGGAMTLDVGLKLPFAGLVVMSGYLHPELENTTPNQISPVLITHGRYDEVVPLAAAKRAKTTLESMGIGVQYHEFDMGHEIRPQTIDLFRNFVTANGE
- the sbcD gene encoding exonuclease subunit SbcD; its protein translation is MIKVLHLSDIHMGSGFSHGRINPETGLNTRLEDFVKTLGLCVDRAIADAVDLVIFGGDAFPDATPAPYVQQAFASQFRRLADAEIPTVLLVGNHDQHSQGQGGASLCIYRTLGVPGVVVGDTLTTHLISTKSGVVQVMTLPWLTRSTLMTRQDTEGLSMTEVNQLLTERLQVVMEAETRRLDGNIPTILLAHLMADNASLGAERFLAVGKGFTLPLSLLTRPCFDYVALGHVHRHQNLNKGNHPPVVYPGSIERVDFSEEKEDKGYVMLELERGKVEWEFCPLPVRSFRTIEVDVSKSESPQADVIKAIAKYEITDAVVRLIYKLRSEQLDLIENSVLHQALSSAHTYTIQPELVSQLARPRIPELTATASIAPMDALKTYLNNREDLKDIASLMMEAAHKLLANETELGVE
- a CDS encoding FAD-dependent monooxygenase: MVSTNIKIGIIGAGTSGAYLASLLIQEGFQVHLFEKAPVVRTDGCGILIVQSGMNALHQGNPQISQRIIELGNPVKLFEFRNLKGGLIKSESVTYEEDELPGMLVHRKVILEAILNTLPPGTIKFNAQLSSITQTNHSAIAHFKDGSQWEGDIIVGADGILSKVRQSVVPNVELFYLGDLVWRGIVADDRFCPEGNFFVYTRGRGIYANFFHIDATHTHWGFFIEKEQTDSEKALLQPTNTMIPAQELAKLPEDARKVIESTPLENIICRYSYDIDPLPQLYHGRVILIGDAAHAKSPTRARGMTSGWEDGLALMKYLTSTASISEALENYQTERLPIVHEYQRTSREVSQKIGRS